The genomic segment CACGGTCAACAAGATCGTCAAGCATCTGGGCATCGCGCTGCGTAATCGCGATTCCTCTCTCGTCTCGACATCCGACGCGGAAGAGCTAACCCGGGTCAAAACCAACTGGATCGGCAAGAAGCTGGGCGTCACCGGCCCTGACGCCGATAAAGCCGTGGAAGAAACCATCACCGCAATGAAGGGCGACCGCACAAAATCGCGCGTGACCTTCTATTATCTCGTGGCAAAGCATCTCGGAAAGCTCGAAACCCTTTGATTTCTGTGGGTGAGCCCACTCCCGACACTGGTTCCGCCGCCGCAAAAGCCTATAATAACCGCTTACAAAGAATCGGCGGCGGACTGATATGAAGCAATATCTCGACCTTCTTGCACATGTGATGAACACCGGCAGCGACCGTGGCGATCGCACCGGCACCGGCACGCGTTCCGTCTTCGGTTATCAGATGCGGTTCGATCTGTCGGAAGGTTTCCCGGTTCTCACCACCAAGAAGCTGCATCTGCGCTCCATCATTCATGAACTGCTATGGTTCCTCAAGGGCGAAACCAACATCGCGTATCTTAAGGAGAACGGCGTTTCCATCTGGGATGAGTGGGCCGATGAGAACGGCAATCTCGGCCCCGTCTATGGCGCGCAGTGGCGCTCCTGGCCAGCGCCCGATGGCCGCCACATCGACCAGATCGCGCTTCTGATCGAGAGCCTCAAGACCAACCCCAACTCACGCCGTCATATCGTGTCGGCCTGGAACCCTGCCCTTGTCGATGACATGGCGCTGCCGCCCTGCCACTGCCTGTTCCAGTTCTATGTGTCGGATGGCAAGCTGTCCTGCCAACTCTACCAGCGTTCTGCAGATATCTTCCTTGGCGTACCCTTCAACATCGCATCTTACGCGTTGCTGACGCTGATGGTCGCGCAGGTCACGGGCCTGAAGCCGGGCGATTTCGTTCATACGCTGGGCGATGCGCATATCTATTCGAACCATTTCGAGCAGGCCGAACTTCAGATGCAGCGTACGCCGAAAGCGCTGCCCACCATGCGCCTCAACCCGGATGTCAAAAGCCTGTTCGACTTCAAATTCGAAGACTTCACGCTGGAGAATTACGAGGCCGACGCCTCTATCAAGGCACCGATTGCCGTATGACCAAACCTCGCGTTACGCTCATCGCTGCCGTATCTGAAAACAATGTCATCGGCCGTGATCTCGATATGCCGTGGAAACTCTCGACGGATTTGAAGCGGTTCAAGGCGCTGACCATGGGCAAGCCCATGATCATGGGTCGCAAGACATTTCTGTCGGTAAGAGAGCGGCCCCTGCCCGGTCGCCCGCATATCATCATAAGTAGAAACCCGGACTATCGCCCAGATGGCGTAGACGTGGTTTCGTCGCTTGAAGCCGCACTTGCCCTTGCGAAGGAAAAGGCGCAAGCACTTGGCGTCGATGAGATTTTCGTGGCTGGCGGCGGCGAAATTTACCGTCAGGCGATGCCCTTCGCCGATCAACTTTCCGTCACCCATGTCGAGGTTTCCCTGGAAGGCGACACGTTTTTCCCGCAGATCGATACTGATGTTTTCGAGAAAATCGAGGAAACACCCCAGCCTGCTGGGGAAAAAGACAATTATCCGGTGAGATTCGCAACCTATCGTCGCTATCGGCAAGCGGTGTGAACTATTTACCGTGATTGGGTATTAAGTTACCGCCTCTGCGTTGAAACGCACCGCTCTCCTACTTATAACTGAGCCTACAGTCCCGCCTGACATGTGCAAGCGTGTTGATGAGGGAGCGGGAGAGTTTTTTAGCATAAGAGGTATGGATGCCCTGGAGCAATCAAAATGGCGGCGGCGGTGGCCCGTGGGGTGGCGGCGGTAACGGCGGCAGCGGCGGCGGTGGAAACAACCAGGGCGGACCCTGGGGTCAAGGACCGAACCGTCCACGCGGTGGTGGCGGCGGCGGCGGCAATGGCGGCCCTCCTGATATCGAGGAAATCATTCGCCGCAGTCAGGATCGTTTCAAGAACATCCTTCCGGGCGGCCTGAATGGTGGCGTTATCGCCATTCTCGTGCTTGTTATCCTCGCCTTTGTCGGCATCCAGTCCATCTACACGGTTCAGCCGGATGAACGCGGTGTGGAACTTCGTTTCGGGAAGCCTAAGGACGAAGTTTCGATGCCGGGCCTGCATTTCCACTTCTGGCCCATTGAAACCGTCGAGATCGTCAAGGTTACCGAGCAGCAGCAGAACATCGGTGCGCGCGCCACATCTACATCCGCCGCAACGGGCGTGATGCTGACGGGCGACCAGAACATCGTCAATGTTCAGTTCTCGGTGCTCTACACGGTGGCCGATCCGAAATCCTACCTCTTCAACGTGGATACGCCAGCCGAAACCCTTCAGCAGGTTTCCGAAAGCGCCATGCGTGAAGTCGTTGGCCGTCGTCCGGCGCAGGATATTTTCCGCGATAATCGTCAGGCGATTGCCGCAGATGTTCGCTCCATCATTCAGGCGACGATGGACGGCTACGGCGCTGGTCTTTCCATCAATGCCGTCGCGATCGAAGACGCAGCACCACCGCGTGAAGTGGCCGATGCGTTCGACGAAGTGCAGCGTGCAGAGCAGGACGAAGACCGCTTCGTTCAGGAAGCCAACCAGTATGCCAACCAGAAGCTGGGTGCAGCCCGTGGTCAGGCAGCGCAGATCGTTGAAGAAGCCAACGCCTATAAGGGCCGCGTCGTGAACGAAGCTCAGGGTGAAGCACAGCGCTTTATCTCTATCTACGACCAGTACCGCACGGCGCCGGAAGTCACCCGCGAGCGCATGTTCATCGAAACGATGGAACAGGTTCTCAAGGGCTCCAACAAGATCATCATCGATGAAAAGCAGGGAGTGGTGCCTTATCTGCCTCTGAACGAAATCATGCGCGGCAATACCGGCGCAGCACAGCAGGGAGGCAACTGATATGGGTAATCGTCTAACCGCAATCCTCCTCGGCCTCGCCGTCATCCTGTTCTTCGTTTACTCCTCGTTTTTCGTGGTCAACGAGCGCCAGCAGGCCATCGTCGTCCGCTTCGGTGAAATTCAGGACGTGAAGACCGAGCCGGGCCTGTACTTCAAGCTGCCATTCGCCTTCATGGATGCGGACCGGGTTCAGTACATCGAAAATCGCGCATTGCGTTTCGATCATGACAACATCCGCGTTCAGGTTTCCGGCGGCAAGTTCTACGAAGTGGATGCCTTCGTGGTCTACCGCATCACGGATGCCCGTCGCTTCCGCGAAACGGTATCCGGCGATCAGCTCTCTGCCGAAATGCGCCTGCGCACCCGTCTCGATGCATCGCTGCGTCGTGTTTACGGTCTGCGTGGCTTTGAATCCGCGCTGTCGGATGCACGCGCCTCGATGATGCAGGAAGTGCGCGACGATCTGCGTGCAGACGCCGAAACACTGGGCGTCAGCATCGTGGATGTCCGCATCCGCCGCACGGACCTCACACAGGAAGTCTCCCAGCAGACCTTCGAGCGCATGAAGTCCGAACGTTTGGCAGAAGCCGAACTGATCCGCGCTCGCGGTAACGAAGAAGGCCAGCGCCGCCGCGCCATCGCGGACCGTCAGGTGGTCGAATTCGAATCCGACGCCCGCCGTCAGTCCGAAGTGCTGCGCGGTGAAGGCGATGCCGAACGCAACCGCATCTTCGGCGACGCCTTCCAGCGTGACCCAAGCTTCTTCGAGTTCTATCGCTCGATGGGCGCCTATGTCACGGCACTGAACGGAAACGGCACGACGCTGGTGCTTTCACCAGACTCGACCTTCTTCCGTTATTTCAACAACATCGAAGGCAGACCCACGCAGCCCGCACCCCAGGCAACCCCGCCTGCCGCACCTGCGAATTGATTGATGACTTGATAAAAAGGGCCGGTGGAAACATCGGCCCTTTTTCTATGTCGAACGAAACATGGGATTGCCGTGCGAAGCCTTTCATCGTCGATTGATGGAGCGCTTGCGCGACGACAACTTTCCTGTACGGCTTCCATTTCGGTGGATGAGCAATAGATTCGGGCTTATTCACGAAAAGGTATTTTTACACTTCATCATTCCGCCTTATGCTTGGCTATTAAGCTAGGCCCAGGTTTTGCAAGATGCGAGGACGCTGTATGCCCGTTACCACTCTTTCGCCATTCCGCAGCAGCATTGCCGCCGTGGCGGGAATAGCCATGATTGCAGGTGGAATGGCTGTTCCGGGACGCGCGATGGCGCAGAGCAACGGGCCAGCATCGGTGGCCGATCTTGCCGCTCCGCTGCTGGATGCGGTGGTCAACATCTCCACATCGCAGAGCGTGAAGGCCGAGGGTAAGGGCCCTACCCCGCCGAAAATTCCCGATGGCTCGCCCTTCCAGGAGTTTTTCAAGGATTACTTCGACAATCAGAAGCCGGATAGCGGCGGCAAGGTCAGCTCGCTGGGCTCTGGCTTCGTGATCGATCCCGCAGGCTATGTGGTGACCAACAACCACGTCATTGAAGGTGCCGACGATATCGAGGTCATCTTTCCCAACGGCAACAAGCTGAAAGCCAAGCTTGTCGGCACCGATACCAAGACCGATCTTTCGGTTCTGAAGGTAGAGCCAAAAACACCCTTGAAAGCCGTGAAATTCGGTGATTCCCGCGCCATGCGCATCGGCGACTGGGTCATGGCGGTCGGTAATCCCTTTGGTCTCGGCGGTTCTCTCAGCGTGGGTGTGGTGTCGGCACGTGGCCGCAACATCAATGCAGGCCCCTATGACAACTTCATCCAGACGGACGCCGCGATCAACAAGGGCAATTCCGGTGGTCCGCTCTTCAACATGAAGGGCGAAGTTATCGGCATCAATACCGCGATTATCTCACCCAGCGGCGGCTCCATCGGCATCGGCTTTTCCGTGCCCACCGAACTGGCACAGAACATCGTACAGCAGCTGATCGAATTCGGTGAGACACGTCGTGGTTGGCTGGGCGTGCGAGTGCAGCCGGTAACGGATGATATTGCGACGAGTCTTGGCATGGATGCGGCACGCGGTGCATTGATCTCAGGCGTCGTCAAAGGCGGCCCGGTCGAGAACGGCCCGATCCAGCCAGGCGATGTCGTTTTGACCTTCGACGGCAAGGCCATTCACGAAATGCGGGATCTGCCGCGCGTCGTTGCGGAAAGCCCTGTCGGCAAGGAAGTCGATGTCATCGTCCTTCGCGACGGCAAGGAGCAGACGGTCAAGGTCAAGCTTGGCCAGTTGCAGGATAGCGCCGACGAACAGCAGCCGGGCGCTGGCAGCGATGATGCCATGCCGGAAAACGGTGAAGGCGGCGAGATGACCGACCCGAACGACAAGAGTGGCGACCAGACCGAACAGCAGGCGCCGGACCAGCGCGAAGGCCCGCAAACCGTTCTCGGAATGAACTTGGTCACGCTGACCGATGAGTTGCGCACCGAAAAGAGCATTGCCGAAAGCGTGGAAGGTGTTCTCGTCGCCAGCGTCGAGGCTGGTTCGGTGGCTGAACAGAAGGGCGTCAAGGCAGGCGATGTCATCGTCGAAGTCGGCCAGGACTTCATGGAAGTGCCCGGCGACGTTATGGTCCGGGTCAACGGTCTGAAGTCTGCCGGTCGCAAGAATGCGCATATGATGGTCGCGGATGCGCAGGGAAATCTGCGTTTCGTTGCAGTGCCGCTGGAATAGGTTTGGGTGCGGGTCGTCAGCGTCATCGCTGGCCACCCGTCATTCCTGACCATATTGCGGGGAACTTCCCCGCAATGACTGGCGTTGTAAGAAGCCAGCAAAATGAAACAGATTCAAAATCATAATCTTACGTGCAAAACTTGAATCCAGCTGGCAACGTCTTGAATCAGTTCGGAAAGCTCATATTTTGATACGCAAGCATTCCACCACCCTTCACGGGCACCGCACGAGTATCTCACTCGAAGATGCCTTCTGGGACGAATTGCGGACCATCGCCGAAAAGCGGAAAATGAGCTTCGCTGCTCTTCTCGCCGAAATAGACGACAACCGCCCCGAGACCAGCAATCTGTCTTCCTCTCTGCGCGTCTATGTGCTGAATTGGCTGAAAAGCGAAACACTGGACGACTGATTGCGAATGACCATCCTCAAAGCTCTGGCGATCTGCATCCTCACGGTCTTTGCAGCCGGTGCCGTCAACGCTCGGGAAACCGGCGTCATCGCTGGGGTTAAAGTCGAAACCTTCAGCAGCGGACAGAACGGCCCTCGCCCTGTCGTGGTCATCCTCAGCGGCAGCAAGGGGTTCGCGGCACCAGCATATGACGGGATCGCCCGTCAGTTCTCAGGCGCTGGGATCGATGTATATCTTGCCCATCTGCTGACTACCGACGATCTGCATCAGATAAATTCCTTGCAGGGTGCGAAGCAGCGCATCGATTACTACCAGCAACGGCGAAAAGACTGGATCGGCAGCACGGCCAAACTGCTCACAGCACTAGGTAAACGACCAGAATACCACGGCCGCATTGGCTTACTGGGCATCTCTCTCGGCGCGGAAAGTGCTGCTTTAGCGATATCGAGCCGCGCGCCTTCGAACGCCGTTGTGCTTGTGGATGGAGCGCCCTCAAAAGCGTTTCCGTCAGGCAAGTCACCACCGTTCAAATTGATTTGGGGCAGCGAGGACACGGTCTTTACGCTCACCACCGGGCAGCGCTTTGTGCAAGAGGTCAACAAGGCGGGTGGCCATGCAACGCTGAACATCTTCCAAGGCGGTCACGACTTCTTTTTGAAAGATACGAAACAGGCAAGTGAAGCGTACAAGACGGCGATTCAGTTCTTCAAGTCAGAACTGGATGGAGATTCACTGGGCTTTGGTAACGTGACAAGCGCGAACCATCAAAAGCTGGCGCTGGCTACCGGTACGCCTGAAGCAGCACCACTCCGTAACCGCGAGATGGGGTCGGATAATCAGCACCCACAAACGGTATGCCCGCTCACGGCGTTCCCGTGTTCGGGGCCGGTGAATATTGCCGGATCACCTCTTGCGTCGGCGGCACCGTGAGAACTGGGCCGGACTGCGGCTTGGGCTCGGCGTCCTGCTGGCGTTTCAGCCGCTCCTGATTGGCCTTCTCGGCTTCCAGACGTTCCTGAGCCAATGCGCGCAGGCGCTCCTCTTCCAGTTTGCGGGCCTCCTCTTCTTCCTTCGCACGCTGAGCAGCCGCTTGCCGCTCCGATGCCTGGAAGCGGTAGAGCGCGACTTCACGGCGTAAGCGCTGCTTTTCCATGACGCTTGCCTGCAAGGCCTCGACACGGCGACGTTCACGCTCGAAAGCGCGCAGGGAAAGATAGCCCGTCAGTCCTGATACATCGGTGGTCAGCGCAGGCTGCGCAAGCGGACCGGTGTAGTTCAGGCGAATGGAGGGCTCGGCGCCGGCGATTTCTTCCGCACCGGCGTTGAAGAGAAGCTCGACACCGCCGGTCAGCGATTTATTGGCGAGATCAAGTGCCAGATCGCCATCAAACGAAACCTGCGGCGTGGAAGCGGTAATCGTCTGCATGCGCAAGTTGCCACCGTTCAGCGTAAACGGCATGGTCACGTCGCCAAGTGGAATTTCACCTTGCCAGAGATTCGCATCCACCAGCGGGCGAACCTTTGCGGCATCGATATTGCCTTGAAGGTCGTTGGCCGCCTGAAGCCAAAGCGGGAACGCCGCCTGGTTCAAACCGCGCAGCACGAGGCCACCAGCACGGATTTCACCAGAGCCACCTGCCGATGACAACAGCTCCGCGGCGCTCTTGCCCGTCGATTCCGCCGTCATATCCAAGGCAAAACGACCGGCTGCGACGGGCTTGTCGGCACTCTTCCACATCACGGCATCAGGGTTGGCACCCGATACCGCGATCTTGGTGCGGAAAATGCCAGCGCCATCGCCGGTTGCCAGCGCAACGCGACCGGAGACCTTACCGCCCATCCAATCGCCAGCCATATCATCCAGAGACAGCGTGCCATTGGCGTGGTTGAGCGCGAATGTGAGACCAGTGACGGTGCCGAACGCACCCGTATCGAAATTGGCAGCTTTTATCGCAAGCGAAGCCTCAAGCTTTGGAAAGGCCGGAAGAGAGACAGGCTTTGCACTGAGTGCACCGGATTCAGGGTCGATGACAGGGCCATACATGGTATCGCCCAGCCATGTCAGATCGACGTTCGCAAGCGAAAGATCACCCGTGAGCTTATAAGGTGCAGCTTTCAGGACCGAGAGATTGCCGGAAAATGCATTGCCACCCGCCTGGCCGGAGAGGTTGGCAAGCGTCGTCTTGTCCTTATCGGACGTCAGCTTCGCCGTCGCCTTGGTGGACATGCCGCCACCCAGTTGCGGCAGGCCGACGGTGTTCATAATGAGATAGGGCTCGATATCCGCACTCTCCAGCGACACATCGGCATTGCCCTGCGCAAAATTGTCAGCGCGCAGCGAAAAACTGCCATTGGCGGAAAAATGGGTACGTTCCGTCGAGAAGCGGAAATCCGTCTGCACCGGTGAACCCATCGTGCCGTTGAGCTTGAGAGACAACAACCCTTCACCGTCTGCATCGAAAGGCAATGGATCGAGACCGGCCTGCCCGAACAGGATCGCCGTGGACTGGTTCTTGAGAACAGCCTCCAGTGTCAGCGCGGTATCGTCGGTATCTGAGAGAACATCGGGAAGCTTGGCGACGGCAGACACGCGGCTGCCATTGATGGTGCCGGACACGGCTGCATTGGCACCGCCATTGTTCTTGTCGACGGACAGGTCAACGGCAATATCGGAGTTGGCATACCAGGCAGCACTTCTGACCAGACGATCGACTAGCGGATGCTGTGGCAGTTTCTGGCGCAGCAGATCGAACAAGGGCTGCATGTCGGCAGCGTGAAGGTTGATGGTGCCCTTGCCCGCGAAATCGCTAGACGAGCCCTTCACCTGCCCCTTGGCGCGCACTTCCGCACCGGCAATATCTCCAGCATTCATCATGTCCAGTGTCAGAACGCCGCCAGCAGTGGTGAAGGCGGTTTCCACACGGTTGGCCGTCACACCCGCCATATTGATGCGGTCTGCCTTGAACTTGGCGGTGATGCGGTGATCGAGAACGGAGGAGCCGACCTGATCGCCAAGAACCAGCCCGCCCAAAGCTTTGAGCGCATCCAGATCGATCTCGTCACCGGCAAGGTCGATGTCGATGCTGGCGCTCTTGTCTTCAGACTGTCGCGCGATGCGACCCTTGAGCGACGCCTGACCTATCGCAAGTTCCAGCTTTTCGAAGCGCTGCGCCTGCGTGGTCAGCGACACGGTGGAGGAGAAGCCCGCAGCATTCAATTGGCGAATGGCCGGATCGACCGAACCGGACAACCAGTTGGCAAGACCGGAGGGCTGGTTGGAGGCAACAAGGAGATCGCCGTTGAACGCCGGGCCACCGGTCAGCGTCAGAGACCCCTTTGCCTCCAACTGCGTGCGACCGGGCAGCACCGCCACCGCATTTTCCACCTGCCAGCCCGCACCATCGGGCCGCACATCCAGCCGGATGTCGCGAATGGTCGTGTCATCGGACACCAGCGCTGGAAGCCGGATGCTGGCCTTGCCCGGCACCTGCGGCACCGGTATGCGCGCGATCAGGCTGGCAAAGGCCTCGATGCGCTGACGCACGGGCACAGTCGGTGTGCGTGATGTCTTGCCGGTCTGCACCGGCGCAGGAGCAAAGCGGTTGAAATCAATTTGCTGGCCATCTGCCGTCAGTAGAAATTCGGGTGCGGCCCCGGTGTCGAGGGTCGCTTCGCCAGTAATGATATAGGGATTTTCCGTGCCACCCAGTTCCATGCGGTAGCTGGGCACCCGGACACGGCCATTGGTCAGCTCGAAGCTGCCGCGTGTGCGCGGTGCAGAAAGACTGGCCTGCGCGTTCTGCTGCTTTTGCTTGTCGTCCTGCCTGAAGTTGAATGTGAAAGAGCCGCTATAGACGGGGCGTCCACCCGTTGCGGCGATGGCGCCATCCAGATCGATTTCCACCGGATGCTCATCCGGCAGCATACGCAGACGAAGACCCATGCGACCGACGCTCGCATCCGGTTCGCCACTGGAGAGGGAGAACGACCCGGCATGGCCATCAACCGCAGCCCGGCCTTCTGCACGCCATGGACCGGCCAGCGACTTCGCCGACATATCGGCGTTGAGGCCCGTGACCGTGCGGTTGCGGCCCGATTGCTCGTCGACGAATTCGATCTGCCCGCCTTCGATGCTGACATTTTCCAGCACGACGGTCTTTGCCGGAATAACCGCACGGCTTCCGCGCGTCCAGTCCAGCGTGCCGTCTTTCAGCAGGCGAATGCGCGCCTTGGGCTCTTCGATACGCATGTCGAAAATGCGCGCTTCCCCGGAGAGGAAAGGTGCCAGTTCGGCATCCATGGAAAAACGGGCGACCTGAATTTGCGGTGATCCATCGGCATCCATACCGGCGCGCACATCATGCAGGGTAACGGATGGGAACGGCAGCAACCGCGCTTCGACAGGACCATGCACCACGACCTTCTTGCCGAGGATGAGGCTCGCCTGATCCTCGAAGTTGCGCCGGAAGTCAGTCCAGTCGATAAAATAGGGAATGAACAGCGCCGCAAACAGCGCCACGACCACAAGTCCGCCCAGAAAAACCAATATGCGTCCGAGCACGACCCGGTGTCTCCCTTAACCTGCGATGAAAACTATCTTTTTTTACTGCCAGAGCAAGCACGATTTCGCCACCGCGAAGATTGCTCATACAGGATCTATCCGAAAAAGCTTACCCGGATTAAAGATATTATCGGGATCAAGTGACCGCTTGATGGCAATCATCACATCCAGTGCATTTCCCGCCTCTTCCGCCAGAAAGCTCATCTTGCCCTGCCCTATTCCGTGTTCGCCGGTACATGTGCCGTCCATGGCGATGGCCCGCCGGTTCAGCCGGGCAACGAAAGCCTCCGTGTTGGCGACACTCGTCGCGTCCTTGCCGTCGAACAGCACAAGCACGTGGAAGTTCCCGTCACCGGCATGACCGACGATCGGCGCAAGCATTTGGTTGTCGAGGATATCCTGCTGCGTCTGCGTCACGCATTCCGC from the Agrobacterium vaccinii genome contains:
- a CDS encoding DUF2853 family protein, which translates into the protein MTDYLADVKIYDADADEATVNKIVKHLGIALRNRDSSLVSTSDAEELTRVKTNWIGKKLGVTGPDADKAVEETITAMKGDRTKSRVTFYYLVAKHLGKLETL
- a CDS encoding thymidylate synthase: MKQYLDLLAHVMNTGSDRGDRTGTGTRSVFGYQMRFDLSEGFPVLTTKKLHLRSIIHELLWFLKGETNIAYLKENGVSIWDEWADENGNLGPVYGAQWRSWPAPDGRHIDQIALLIESLKTNPNSRRHIVSAWNPALVDDMALPPCHCLFQFYVSDGKLSCQLYQRSADIFLGVPFNIASYALLTLMVAQVTGLKPGDFVHTLGDAHIYSNHFEQAELQMQRTPKALPTMRLNPDVKSLFDFKFEDFTLENYEADASIKAPIAV
- a CDS encoding dihydrofolate reductase, which codes for MTKPRVTLIAAVSENNVIGRDLDMPWKLSTDLKRFKALTMGKPMIMGRKTFLSVRERPLPGRPHIIISRNPDYRPDGVDVVSSLEAALALAKEKAQALGVDEIFVAGGGEIYRQAMPFADQLSVTHVEVSLEGDTFFPQIDTDVFEKIEETPQPAGEKDNYPVRFATYRRYRQAV
- the hflK gene encoding FtsH protease activity modulator HflK codes for the protein MPWSNQNGGGGGPWGGGGNGGSGGGGNNQGGPWGQGPNRPRGGGGGGGNGGPPDIEEIIRRSQDRFKNILPGGLNGGVIAILVLVILAFVGIQSIYTVQPDERGVELRFGKPKDEVSMPGLHFHFWPIETVEIVKVTEQQQNIGARATSTSAATGVMLTGDQNIVNVQFSVLYTVADPKSYLFNVDTPAETLQQVSESAMREVVGRRPAQDIFRDNRQAIAADVRSIIQATMDGYGAGLSINAVAIEDAAPPREVADAFDEVQRAEQDEDRFVQEANQYANQKLGAARGQAAQIVEEANAYKGRVVNEAQGEAQRFISIYDQYRTAPEVTRERMFIETMEQVLKGSNKIIIDEKQGVVPYLPLNEIMRGNTGAAQQGGN
- the hflC gene encoding protease modulator HflC, with translation MGNRLTAILLGLAVILFFVYSSFFVVNERQQAIVVRFGEIQDVKTEPGLYFKLPFAFMDADRVQYIENRALRFDHDNIRVQVSGGKFYEVDAFVVYRITDARRFRETVSGDQLSAEMRLRTRLDASLRRVYGLRGFESALSDARASMMQEVRDDLRADAETLGVSIVDVRIRRTDLTQEVSQQTFERMKSERLAEAELIRARGNEEGQRRRAIADRQVVEFESDARRQSEVLRGEGDAERNRIFGDAFQRDPSFFEFYRSMGAYVTALNGNGTTLVLSPDSTFFRYFNNIEGRPTQPAPQATPPAAPAN
- a CDS encoding Do family serine endopeptidase → MPVTTLSPFRSSIAAVAGIAMIAGGMAVPGRAMAQSNGPASVADLAAPLLDAVVNISTSQSVKAEGKGPTPPKIPDGSPFQEFFKDYFDNQKPDSGGKVSSLGSGFVIDPAGYVVTNNHVIEGADDIEVIFPNGNKLKAKLVGTDTKTDLSVLKVEPKTPLKAVKFGDSRAMRIGDWVMAVGNPFGLGGSLSVGVVSARGRNINAGPYDNFIQTDAAINKGNSGGPLFNMKGEVIGINTAIISPSGGSIGIGFSVPTELAQNIVQQLIEFGETRRGWLGVRVQPVTDDIATSLGMDAARGALISGVVKGGPVENGPIQPGDVVLTFDGKAIHEMRDLPRVVAESPVGKEVDVIVLRDGKEQTVKVKLGQLQDSADEQQPGAGSDDAMPENGEGGEMTDPNDKSGDQTEQQAPDQREGPQTVLGMNLVTLTDELRTEKSIAESVEGVLVASVEAGSVAEQKGVKAGDVIVEVGQDFMEVPGDVMVRVNGLKSAGRKNAHMMVADAQGNLRFVAVPLE
- a CDS encoding ribbon-helix-helix domain-containing protein, producing MIRKHSTTLHGHRTSISLEDAFWDELRTIAEKRKMSFAALLAEIDDNRPETSNLSSSLRVYVLNWLKSETLDD
- a CDS encoding dienelactone hydrolase family protein: MTILKALAICILTVFAAGAVNARETGVIAGVKVETFSSGQNGPRPVVVILSGSKGFAAPAYDGIARQFSGAGIDVYLAHLLTTDDLHQINSLQGAKQRIDYYQQRRKDWIGSTAKLLTALGKRPEYHGRIGLLGISLGAESAALAISSRAPSNAVVLVDGAPSKAFPSGKSPPFKLIWGSEDTVFTLTTGQRFVQEVNKAGGHATLNIFQGGHDFFLKDTKQASEAYKTAIQFFKSELDGDSLGFGNVTSANHQKLALATGTPEAAPLRNREMGSDNQHPQTVCPLTAFPCSGPVNIAGSPLASAAP
- a CDS encoding AsmA-like C-terminal region-containing protein, giving the protein MLGRILVFLGGLVVVALFAALFIPYFIDWTDFRRNFEDQASLILGKKVVVHGPVEARLLPFPSVTLHDVRAGMDADGSPQIQVARFSMDAELAPFLSGEARIFDMRIEEPKARIRLLKDGTLDWTRGSRAVIPAKTVVLENVSIEGGQIEFVDEQSGRNRTVTGLNADMSAKSLAGPWRAEGRAAVDGHAGSFSLSSGEPDASVGRMGLRLRMLPDEHPVEIDLDGAIAATGGRPVYSGSFTFNFRQDDKQKQQNAQASLSAPRTRGSFELTNGRVRVPSYRMELGGTENPYIITGEATLDTGAAPEFLLTADGQQIDFNRFAPAPVQTGKTSRTPTVPVRQRIEAFASLIARIPVPQVPGKASIRLPALVSDDTTIRDIRLDVRPDGAGWQVENAVAVLPGRTQLEAKGSLTLTGGPAFNGDLLVASNQPSGLANWLSGSVDPAIRQLNAAGFSSTVSLTTQAQRFEKLELAIGQASLKGRIARQSEDKSASIDIDLAGDEIDLDALKALGGLVLGDQVGSSVLDHRITAKFKADRINMAGVTANRVETAFTTAGGVLTLDMMNAGDIAGAEVRAKGQVKGSSSDFAGKGTINLHAADMQPLFDLLRQKLPQHPLVDRLVRSAAWYANSDIAVDLSVDKNNGGANAAVSGTINGSRVSAVAKLPDVLSDTDDTALTLEAVLKNQSTAILFGQAGLDPLPFDADGEGLLSLKLNGTMGSPVQTDFRFSTERTHFSANGSFSLRADNFAQGNADVSLESADIEPYLIMNTVGLPQLGGGMSTKATAKLTSDKDKTTLANLSGQAGGNAFSGNLSVLKAAPYKLTGDLSLANVDLTWLGDTMYGPVIDPESGALSAKPVSLPAFPKLEASLAIKAANFDTGAFGTVTGLTFALNHANGTLSLDDMAGDWMGGKVSGRVALATGDGAGIFRTKIAVSGANPDAVMWKSADKPVAAGRFALDMTAESTGKSAAELLSSAGGSGEIRAGGLVLRGLNQAAFPLWLQAANDLQGNIDAAKVRPLVDANLWQGEIPLGDVTMPFTLNGGNLRMQTITASTPQVSFDGDLALDLANKSLTGGVELLFNAGAEEIAGAEPSIRLNYTGPLAQPALTTDVSGLTGYLSLRAFERERRRVEALQASVMEKQRLRREVALYRFQASERQAAAQRAKEEEEARKLEEERLRALAQERLEAEKANQERLKRQQDAEPKPQSGPVLTVPPTQEVIRQYSPAPNTGTP